AATCCCTACAAGTGTTAGACCATTTAAAAAGGCTGCTAATATTTCAAACCGTTTATAGCCATATGTTTTGTCTGCGCTAGCTGCTTTTTCTCCAAATTTAAATGCCGCCAAACTCAAACCGAGAGCTACTGCATCACTCAGCATATGTCCTGCATCTGAAAGCAGCGCCAAACTATTGGTCATAATTCCACCAATAACTTCCACTACCATAAAAGTAGCAATTAAAATAAAACTAGTAAATAATGCTTTTTTATTCGCATTATGCGCATGGTTATGATTATGTCCATGTGCGTGATCATGATTATGTGACATATGATTACTTCCCCTCTATGAACAACAATTTTCTTTATATGCATATGTTAGCATATATACATTTTTCGCGCAAGACCCTTTTTAAAAAAACCCTTCAGACAACTATTTTTTCGTCTAAAGGGGTTCATTTTATAATATTTCTTCTTGCATAAACAATCCTAAGCCACCAATATCGTGGTGTTTTGCTATTTTATCTGCTTTTTCGAGAGCTAATGGAATGCCATTTTCCATCGCTACACCAATTTTTGCTAACTCAATCATACCTACATCATTTTCGTTGTCTCCAAAAGCAATAGTGGATTCTAAATGGATATAACCATTCTCCGCAAGATATGTAATACCTTTTGCTTTATCAATCCCTTCATTCATAATATCGATTAAGTTGGAGGCTGACGCAAGAACGGATAGCGGCAATCCTTGCAACGCAGCTTTGATTTGAGCTCGCTTTGCCTCATCCGATTCAATAACTAGCACTTTGAGCGGGTATTCTCCTTCCCGCAGTGTACCAAATGGGTCTTTAGTCAAAGTAATTGGGACTTGTTCGTTTTCTGGTAAACTTTTATTTAATTCATTGAAAAAGGCGATTTTACCAGTGTTTGTTGGACCAATAATTCGTTCTGTCGTGTAAATGTGGTAATTAACTTCAAGTGGTTGAAGTGTTTCTAGGACTGTTTTTATTAGGTCGAGCTCTATATTACTTTTATATAAAATTTCTCCAGTAGTAAAGTCTCTTACTAATCCTCCATTACAAGAAATAACTGGGGTTTTGATTTTCAGTTCGTGAATGAATGGCAATATAGCTAAATCAAGCCGACCAGTTGCCAGAAAAAGTTTGTTGCCATTTTGTTGCCAATCCATTAAAACTTCTTTATTTAGTGGATGAATTTGGTCGCCTTTTTTTACAAGTAAAGTTCCATCCATGTCGGTAATAACCGTGTCAATTACACTGTTTGTCAATTATTTTCGCACCCTTCTAAAATTCCATTATTATGTATCTCGATTATAGACGAGTTTCACATGATTGTCACGCTGATATTTGATATACTTAGGTAGAAATGGAGGCAGATAATTAGTGAAAAAATATCTTGTTACAATCCTAATTTTACTTTTTGGCGGGCTAGTTCTTAGCGCTTGCCGGAATGATGATGAGTTCCTAAACACCGCGCCCCCTAAAGTGGATTTGAAAACTGAAATTCCGATTATTTTAATTCATGGAAGTGGTGGCGATACACATTCATTAGATGAAATTGCCGACCATTTAACGAATGATTTCGCTAGTTCCAAGGATGAACTCGCGATGTCCATCAGCAGTAACGGAAAAGTTTCCTATCAAGGAGAACTAACAAAAGATGCTCACCGACCAATTATTAAGCTCGGATTTGATAAAAATCAAGCATCTCCTGACAAATGGGCAGAATGGTTACATATTGCTGTTACAGATTTAAAATCGCGTTATGGATTCACTCAAATGGACGGGGTTGGTCATTCAAATGGCGGTCTAGCACTCACTTATTTTGCAGAGAATGATAGCGAGGATAAAACCGTCCCTACTTTGAGGAAACTAATCGCAATCGGGTCGCCATTCAATGACTTGAACGCCGATGATAATGCTGGTACCCTTGATTTTCAAAAATTACCAACTTATACAAAACAAATGACTTATTTTATGGATAATAAGACGAAACTAAATCCAAATCTCGAAGTGCTTTCTATTGCCGGGAAAATTAGCGAGGAGGGAGAATCAACAGATGGTATCGTCCCAACAAACAGCTCTCTAGCTTCCAGACTGTTTGTACCTAAAAATGCAAAAGTCTATATGGAAGATTTGCAAGTTGATGATAGCGCTGTTCACCAAACATTGCACGAAACACCAGAAAGCATCAAAAAAGTCTATTGGTTTTTGGAAAAATTCCATTCTGACAAAAGCGTAACAAAATTGGTTTCTAAATAGGAGGAAAAAATGCTATATATTGAAGCAAAAGTACAGGTTAACCCCACCTTGGTAGAAGAGTTTTTGGCAGAAGTAAAATTAGTCATTGCAGATTCCTTACAAGAAGAAGGAAATTATGGCTATCAACTAGTTCGTTCAGTAGACGAGATAAACACCTTTTATATTTTAGAAAAATGGGCAGATAATGCAGCAATTAAATTTCACAATAGCACCGCGCATTATAAAAAATTCAAACAAAATGTCCCTACATTTTTAGCAACACCAATTGAAGTCGCTTTACTTAGTCCGGTTGAAAAATAGTAAAGTAGACTGGGACATAACTAAAGCACTGAGATAAAAGTTAGGAAATAGAAAAGCAGAAAGCATTGTATAGAGCCATTTTCAAAAAAATGGAATAGACATGATTTCTGCTTATTTTTCATTTAGAGACCCTTTTGCCCAGCCTCACTTTTTTTATTCGTTAAGCCATAAAAATATTTGATCATTCCCATCGTAACCTGCGCCATTTTGACAATGCAAATCAGAGGAAAAATGCTCTTTATCAAATAAAATCTGCTTTTTATGTTTTGCGGGAATCTGTTCGAAAAATTGATTTCCAAGTTGATAGTTATAATAATTTTCATTTTTAGCAACAAAGACTAAAGTATCCGTATGCAGCTTTTCGTAAGCAACTGTCTCATCAAATTCACCACATATTGCTAGCAAGTTATTTAGCGAATTCGCACCAAACACCCATTTCGCATGTTCTACTTGCCAGTTTAAAAAGGGACTGTGCGCGATATAAAACGAAGCAATTTTTTCTAAAGGCGGCGGAAATCCTTTATCTAAAAAAGAATGCAAGAAAAACGGCAATGGTTTTTTCAGCGAATCGAGCATCGAAGGGAAATAATTGTACAAAATAATTCTATCAAATAAACTATTGTCTAAACTTGCCGCTCTTGAAAGCAGTAGTCCTCCAAGTGAAATGCCTACACCAATTTTCTTCCCAAAAAGCCCGATTTTATCTTGATAATAATTTATCACTTCGTTGACTACATTATTCCATGCAGCTGTAAAGGGGACTCCTGCTTTACGAATGACATCAGATTGACCTGGGCCTTCGTATAACACCACATCGTAACCATTAGCTAAGGTAGCTTTCACATTAGTGAAATAGAGTTCCTCAAGAAGCGCATCGAAACCACCACAAATATAGAAGGTCCCTTTTGATGGTTGCGAAGTTTTAAAAAAGAGTGTCCTTAATTTAGTTCTTGCATACGTAATGTTGTGCTCCGTATACGCAATCTTTTTAATGGCTAAAGCTTGATAAAATAACTCCACTGATTTATTATAAACAACGATTTTCCGACTATCTTTTGGATGCAAAAAAAATTCTGCTGCTTGATAATATCTACTTGAGCGAAATAAAGCATTCCCTTTACTTTCATCTGAATAAAAATGTATAGCTCGATCTTCCAATGTTTTTGCAAATTTCGACCATTCCAGGTACCACGACTCATAATTGCCATCTTTAATTTTCTCGGTTACTGTTGCTACTTCCCCATAATCCGCACCACCAGATGGTGTATACCAAAGCAATCTTGTCGTTTCAAATTCAAACTCAAACGTTTTAAAAAAATGCCGTTTCATAAAGTTGGATTCTCCTTGTCTATGTTATACTTGTGATTATAGGCAATTAATCATTTACAGAAAAGAGGTTACTTACAAGTGCATCCTAATGAAAATGTTTCAGATGATATGAGGCTTAGAGAATTAGCATTACCACTCCTTGGAAAATGGGTACCTTTTATATTGATTCTATTATCCGAAAGGCCTTATCATTTTGCGGAGTTGGAGCGAACAATGACTGGTGTTTCCAGAAAAGTTTTGAATGAAAACCTGCTTAACTTACAAGCTTCTGGCATCCTCCACAAAAGTGGTGAATCTTCTACTGGTTTTCCAGTATATTACAGTTTAACAGAACTAGGAGAAAGTAGTTTATTTATTTTAGAAAATATCAAAAGTTGGCTACGAGAAAATGAAGAACTAATTCGTAGTAATCGGAAAAACTTTTTTGAATAATGAAAAAAGCAGTCATCTAATATAGTACGCTCCGAAAGTTAGATTTTATGGTCTAACTTTTGGAACGCACTATATAATCGGCTGCTTTTTCTAATTAAGTAACTCGCTCAAATCCGGAATACACATTCAACCTATCCCCGCGAATAAACCCAACTGTTGTAATTTGCAGCTCTTCCGCCATTTTAACTGCGAGTTCAGTCGGAGCAGAGCGCGATAAAATAATCCCGCAACCAAGCTTGGCAGTTTTCACAAGGATTTCTGAAGAGATTCGCCCACTAAATATAATGGCCTTATCTTGAGTGTTTGTCCCATCATTCAAAGCCCGACCATAGATTTTATCCAGCGCATTATGACGACCAATATCCATTCGACTATATATAATGTCTGACATACTACAAAGCGCCGCATTATGAACACCACCCGTTTGATGAAAAGTATCTGAATCCCCTTCAAATTTCTCCATCAAATGAAAAATTTTATTCGTTGTTAACCTGAGAAGCGAATTTTGTTTCACATTAACTAAAGATGCATCCGACTGAAAGTAAAAATTTTCCCGTGATTTGCCACAACAGGAAGTAATATAACGCTTACCTCGGTATTTTGCATTGAATTTATTAACGAAATTGGCAGTTACTTTAGCATGACCGGTTGATTCAATAATATCTACCGAATCAATATCTTTTGGTCCACGGACAATCCCCTCTGAAGTCAAAAATCCAACTACTAAATCTTCTAAATACTCTGGTGTACAAACAATCGTCACGAGTTCGATATCATTTACATAAATTGTTAATGGATATTCTGTCGCAACAGTGGATTTCATTTCTTTAAAAACACCTGACTCAAACTGGCGAATTTTCCGTTGCGCAACAAACTCCATGTTGGCACTCTCCCTTCTAAAGAGGAGCAGCGTCCCCGTAAAAAAGGAGTATCGCTGCTCCTGATTTTATTTTAATGTTTGACCGATTTCTTTTAAAAATGTCATACCATAGCGCAGTGCTCGGTTGACGTCTGGATCTTTGAGCGCCTTCATCATCGCGAGCATTCCCATGATTTCTTCTTTTTTCGCACTTTCTTCTGCTTTTTCGGCAGCATTTTTCAAGTTAGTTAGCATTTGCTCCGTTTGTTCTGGCTTCGTGTCCGTTAACAACTTACTCGAAATCATCACATTATTAATTGCATTGGTCACCTGCTCTTTACGCCATTCATTTAGGAACGTTTTCGTAATATCTCCACGTGCTTTAATCGCACTATTCAAAGCTTCAAGTGCGCCAGATTCTTGTAATAGCTTGACCGTCTCAACCATCTCTATAAAACCAGAATCTTCTTCTACAATATTAGCTTTGATTTTCGCTAGCCGTTCTTGTTCTATTTCTTCAGGTGTTTTTTTCGTATCTCGAATCGTTGAAATTGGTTCTGCCATCAGTGATTCCTCCCTTTTCCGCCGCAACCACAATTTCCACCACATGAACAATTCACTTTGGAAATTGGTTGATAATCTTCCCTTGACCATTTACGTTCCACTTCCACTCCGTTTTGAGGGAACCTTTTACGGTTGCGTGGGTTATGATCTGGTAGCGGATTTTTACCAGTTTTTTTGAGCACTGTTAGATTTACCTTTGTTTGTTTATATGCAGGTGTTTTTGTCCGGACATCCCCTGCACTGGATGTTAATAGGTTTACTGCTGTTTCACTACTGACAGAGTGCATCGGTACATATACTTCATTCCCTTTCATGCGGTCTGTAACAACTGCCCGAAGCTTAATCTGACCGTATGGAGAACTTAATCTTACAAGCGAGCCACTTTCAATATCACGCTCTTTAGCAAGCTCGAGCGAAACTTCTACAAAAACTTCCGGTAATTTATAATCTAAGCCCTTTGATTTATCTGTTAAATTGCCTTCATGGAATTGTTCCAATAAGCGCCCATTATTTAGCGTTAAATTATACTCTTCTGGGAAAGTGATAGGTGGAATGTAAGGTAAAGTCGAAAACTGCGCCTTGCCATCTGGAAAATTAAACCGTTCTTCATAAAGTAGCGGCATATCTTTCCCATCCGCACTAACTGGCCATACGAGGCTTTCAAATCCTTTCATCCGGTCATAACGAACACCAGCAAAAAATGGAGCTAAACTAGCAATTTCGTCCATAATCTCACTTGGATGTGTATAATTCCAATCTGTTCTGCCACACGCTCTTGCAACTTCTTGAATAATCCACCAGTCTGGTTTTGAATCTCCGAGTGGCTCTAATACTTCATAAAGTCTTTGCACACGGCGTTCTGTATTGGTAAAAGTTCCTTCTTTTTCAAGTGAAGGTGCTGCAGGGAACACCACATCAGCAAATTGAGCCGTTTTGGAAAGAAAGACATCTTGAACTACAAAGAAATCAAGACTAGCTAGAGTTTCTTGTACATGGTTCGAATTGGAATCTACCCAAGCCATTTCTTCACCAATAACATACATCGAGTGTAGCGTACCTGCTTCAATAGCTTCTAACATTTCGTTATTTTTCAAACCTGGTTCTGGTGAAATAGACACACCATAAGCCTCTTCAAAACGAGCACGCACTTCATTATTTCCGAGTGGCTGAATTCCTGGTAGAACATTGGGTAAGGACCCCATATCACATGCACCTTGCACATTATTATGCCCTCTGAGTGGATATGCTCCCGCTCCGTGTCTACCAAAGTTCCCAGTAACCAGAAGCAAATTCGCAATTGCCGAAGAAGTGTGTGACCCAGCAATATTTTGTGTCACACCCATACCCCAACAAACTGCGGTTCCATCAGCTTCATGGACCATTTTTGCTACAAGCTGCAATGTCTCTACTGATAATCCCGTTTCTTTTTCAGCATAATCCAGCGTAAATGGCGTTAAAAATTCCAGATAATCCGCCACATTGCTAATCCGATTTTCCATAAAGTTCTTATCGTGCCACCCCTGATCAATTATATATTTAGCTACTGCAGTCAA
The nucleotide sequence above comes from Listeria ivanovii subsp. londoniensis. Encoded proteins:
- a CDS encoding Cof-type HAD-IIB family hydrolase, coding for MTNSVIDTVITDMDGTLLVKKGDQIHPLNKEVLMDWQQNGNKLFLATGRLDLAILPFIHELKIKTPVISCNGGLVRDFTTGEILYKSNIELDLIKTVLETLQPLEVNYHIYTTERIIGPTNTGKIAFFNELNKSLPENEQVPITLTKDPFGTLREGEYPLKVLVIESDEAKRAQIKAALQGLPLSVLASASNLIDIMNEGIDKAKGITYLAENGYIHLESTIAFGDNENDVGMIELAKIGVAMENGIPLALEKADKIAKHHDIGGLGLFMQEEIL
- the fdhF gene encoding formate dehydrogenase subunit alpha, producing the protein MNAKISVKINGQQRNVTEGTRILDYLNAEGIEHPHICYSEQIGPIQSCDTCMCEVDGQLMRACSTKVTDGMEIKTNSEVATEAQLEAMDRILENHLLYCTVCDNNNGNCKVHNTTELLGVEAQERPYREKGYLNDFSHPFYRYDPDQCILCGRCVEACQQVQVNETLSIDWERSQPRVIWDDDKPANLSSCVSCGLCATVCPCNALMEKSMLGQAGFMTGLDEDMLEPMIDLVKKVEPNYQTVFAVSEMEAAMRETRTKKTKTVCTFCGVGCTFEVWTKDRKILKVEPTGEGPVNKFATCVKGKFGWDFVNSEKRITTPLIREGNEFVPASWEDAIHLVATKLREIQAKYGNDALGFISSSKTTNEENYLMQKLARQVFETNNIDNCSRYCQAPASDGLTRTVGIGADSGTVEDIETAGLVIIVGASPADGHPVLASRIKRAQKTRGQKLIVSDLRKHEMAERSDLFIHPKQGTDFVWLTAVAKYIIDQGWHDKNFMENRISNVADYLEFLTPFTLDYAEKETGLSVETLQLVAKMVHEADGTAVCWGMGVTQNIAGSHTSSAIANLLLVTGNFGRHGAGAYPLRGHNNVQGACDMGSLPNVLPGIQPLGNNEVRARFEEAYGVSISPEPGLKNNEMLEAIEAGTLHSMYVIGEEMAWVDSNSNHVQETLASLDFFVVQDVFLSKTAQFADVVFPAAPSLEKEGTFTNTERRVQRLYEVLEPLGDSKPDWWIIQEVARACGRTDWNYTHPSEIMDEIASLAPFFAGVRYDRMKGFESLVWPVSADGKDMPLLYEERFNFPDGKAQFSTLPYIPPITFPEEYNLTLNNGRLLEQFHEGNLTDKSKGLDYKLPEVFVEVSLELAKERDIESGSLVRLSSPYGQIKLRAVVTDRMKGNEVYVPMHSVSSETAVNLLTSSAGDVRTKTPAYKQTKVNLTVLKKTGKNPLPDHNPRNRKRFPQNGVEVERKWSREDYQPISKVNCSCGGNCGCGGKGRNH
- a CDS encoding winged helix-turn-helix transcriptional regulator; the encoded protein is MHPNENVSDDMRLRELALPLLGKWVPFILILLSERPYHFAELERTMTGVSRKVLNENLLNLQASGILHKSGESSTGFPVYYSLTELGESSLFILENIKSWLRENEELIRSNRKNFFE
- a CDS encoding putative quinol monooxygenase, whose protein sequence is MLYIEAKVQVNPTLVEEFLAEVKLVIADSLQEEGNYGYQLVRSVDEINTFYILEKWADNAAIKFHNSTAHYKKFKQNVPTFLATPIEVALLSPVEK
- a CDS encoding alpha/beta hydrolase, translating into MKKYLVTILILLFGGLVLSACRNDDEFLNTAPPKVDLKTEIPIILIHGSGGDTHSLDEIADHLTNDFASSKDELAMSISSNGKVSYQGELTKDAHRPIIKLGFDKNQASPDKWAEWLHIAVTDLKSRYGFTQMDGVGHSNGGLALTYFAENDSEDKTVPTLRKLIAIGSPFNDLNADDNAGTLDFQKLPTYTKQMTYFMDNKTKLNPNLEVLSIAGKISEEGESTDGIVPTNSSLASRLFVPKNAKVYMEDLQVDDSAVHQTLHETPESIKKVYWFLEKFHSDKSVTKLVSK
- a CDS encoding DUF1641 domain-containing protein, which encodes MAEPISTIRDTKKTPEEIEQERLAKIKANIVEEDSGFIEMVETVKLLQESGALEALNSAIKARGDITKTFLNEWRKEQVTNAINNVMISSKLLTDTKPEQTEQMLTNLKNAAEKAEESAKKEEIMGMLAMMKALKDPDVNRALRYGMTFLKEIGQTLK
- a CDS encoding dipeptidyl aminopeptidase; this translates as MKRHFFKTFEFEFETTRLLWYTPSGGADYGEVATVTEKIKDGNYESWYLEWSKFAKTLEDRAIHFYSDESKGNALFRSSRYYQAAEFFLHPKDSRKIVVYNKSVELFYQALAIKKIAYTEHNITYARTKLRTLFFKTSQPSKGTFYICGGFDALLEELYFTNVKATLANGYDVVLYEGPGQSDVIRKAGVPFTAAWNNVVNEVINYYQDKIGLFGKKIGVGISLGGLLLSRAASLDNSLFDRIILYNYFPSMLDSLKKPLPFFLHSFLDKGFPPPLEKIASFYIAHSPFLNWQVEHAKWVFGANSLNNLLAICGEFDETVAYEKLHTDTLVFVAKNENYYNYQLGNQFFEQIPAKHKKQILFDKEHFSSDLHCQNGAGYDGNDQIFLWLNE
- the fdhD gene encoding formate dehydrogenase accessory sulfurtransferase FdhD, producing MEFVAQRKIRQFESGVFKEMKSTVATEYPLTIYVNDIELVTIVCTPEYLEDLVVGFLTSEGIVRGPKDIDSVDIIESTGHAKVTANFVNKFNAKYRGKRYITSCCGKSRENFYFQSDASLVNVKQNSLLRLTTNKIFHLMEKFEGDSDTFHQTGGVHNAALCSMSDIIYSRMDIGRHNALDKIYGRALNDGTNTQDKAIIFSGRISSEILVKTAKLGCGIILSRSAPTELAVKMAEELQITTVGFIRGDRLNVYSGFERVT